The following proteins come from a genomic window of Crassostrea angulata isolate pt1a10 chromosome 1, ASM2561291v2, whole genome shotgun sequence:
- the LOC128170181 gene encoding macrophage mannose receptor 1-like: MECVGRWSVLVLGLLYSGSYVSGFYYGRDASVTVATAITQCQSLGLRLAVLETRAEYDSAKAFLNTYNSLWGKSKSVWIGLQRDATPTVFKWIDGSALTWAPLYADPWKDGGTPSTDVTKACIKMEWGSSLPWKDHECAATEDFLCEGFLLTPSSQLSWSGAKSSCESMGMKLASLKTTEINEAAIKYINVRYNIAGMSPADLWHGFYKTTSSVFTFEDGTSCTSGVYGSVHNAYPWHPGEPDSSSPCIRLKYMGSQQFVWADYGCSSTFRFLCQDQFTTIPTTTTTPTTTSTTTTTPATTTTTELATTTKPWWFVEYSEDGKAIGANGLTFDKSSPPARFGVIGLAIGFSVFSMLTVGVCAVWFCCLRSKDDYRHQEEEVEEKPKKVSPMDRKPHGLQYIA, translated from the exons ATGGAGTGTGTGGGGCGGTGGTCGGTTTTGGTCCTGGGATTATTGTATTCCGGTTCTTATGTGTCTG GATTTTATTACGGGAGAGATGCCTCGGTTACCGTGGCAACCGCCATAACACAATGCCAGTCTTTGGGACTCAGGCTAGCCGTACTGGAGACCAGGGCGGAATACGACTCGGCCAAAGCCTTCCTAAACACCTACAATTCTCTGTGGGG AAAATCAAAAAGCGTATGGATAGGACTACAAAGGGATGCAACTCCGACTGTCTTCAAATGGATTGACGGTTCTGCGTTAACGTGGGCGCCGCTGTATGCCGACCCGTGGAAGGATGGCGGCACCCCCTCCACCGACGTAACTAAGGCCTGTATAAAAATGGAGTGGGGGTCCAGTCTTCCCTGGAAGGACCATGAATGTGCAGCTACTGAAGATTTCCTTTGCGAAG GTTTCCTCTTGACCCCATCCTCTCAATTGAGCTGGTCAGGTGCAAAAAGTTCTTGTGAATCTATGGGCATGAAGTTAGCATCGCTGAAAACTACTGAAATTAACGAAGCTGCCATCAAATACATCAATGTGAGATATAACATAGCCGG AATGTCGCCGGCTGATCTTTGGCATGGTTTTTACAAGACCACGAGCAGTGTGTTTACATTCGAGGACGGCACGTCCTGTACTTCCGGTGTATACGGTTCTGTACATAATGCGTATCCCTGGCACCCCGGCGAGCCAGATTCCTCCAGCCCATGCATCCGATTAAAGTATATGGGCTCTCAGCAATTTGTATGGGCAGATTATGGCTGCTCAAGCACTTTCAGATTCCTGTGCCAAG ACCAATTCACCACTATTCCTACCACCACCACCACGCCTACTACTACCAGCACCACGACTACCACACCCGCCACAACCACCACTACTGAACTGGCGACTACCACCAAACCATGGTGGTTCGTGGAGTACAGCGAGGACGGAAAAGCTATTGGAGCCAACGGACTG ACCTTTGACAAGTCGTCGCCCCCCGCCAGGTTTGGGGTTATCGGGCTGGCCATTGGTTTCTCCGTCTTCTCCATGCTTACCGTGGGAGTTTGCGCCGTCTGGTTCTGCTGCCTCAGAAGTAAGGACGACTACCGCCACCAAGAGGAGGAAGTAGAGGAAAAACCCAAAAAGGTCTCCCCTATGGACCGGAAGCCACACGGTCTGCAATATATAGCGTAA